The following are encoded together in the Anguilla rostrata isolate EN2019 chromosome 19, ASM1855537v3, whole genome shotgun sequence genome:
- the LOC135245698 gene encoding phosphatidylinositol phosphatase PTPRQ-like: MCIYKTVPSSPPRSLHARKVSDTQVELSWEPPLEANSKILYYIVSVWNRTAMRTQNVTVTSVIVEVDRDSQYNASVSSWTRLGDGGVFLSIFFSASDAVPADPPQNVSYVSLTPTSIQVLWSPPTQPNGVIQFYTIYYSDNSSMFSQRVNVVDEPPGGAGSQFSSVLEGLSKGTEYSLWLSSSTAQGEGHARSDVIRLYTMEDGGQLPQQLLLGDACTVFSHCLFEKKIR, from the exons atgtgtatatataaaacagtACCAAGTTCTCCCCCACGATCCCTGCATGCCAGGAAGGTGTCTGACACCCAAGTAGAGCTGTCGTGGGAACCCCCGCTTGAGGCCAATTCCAAAATCCTGTACTACATCGTCTCTGTGTG GAACCGGACCGCTATGCGCACTCAGAACGTGACGGTCACGTCTGTGATCGTGGAGGTGGACAGGGACAGTCAGTACAACGCCTCGGTGTCCAGCTGGACCAGGCTGGGCGACGGGGGAGTCTTCCTCTCCATCTTCTTCTCTGCGTCTGACGCAG TCCCAGCTGATCCCCCCCAGAATGTGTCCTATGTGAGTCTGACTCCAACCTCCATACAAGTGCTGtggtccccccccacccagccgaATGGGGTCATCCAGTTTTACACCATTTACTACAGTGACAATTCCAGCATGTTCTCTCAG AGAGTCAACGTGGTGGAtgagccaccagggggcgctggctCCCAGTTCTCCTCTGTGCTCGAGGGCCTGTCCAAAGGCACTGAATACAGCCTGTGGCTCAGCTCCAGCACGGCCCAGGGCGAGGGACACGCCCGCAGTGACGTCATCCGCCTCTACACCATGGAAGACGGTGGGCAATTGCCACAACAGCTGTTGCTTGGTGATGCCTGCACTGTTTTTTCCCAttgtctttttgaaaaaaaaatcaggtaa